The following proteins come from a genomic window of Deinococcus sp. KSM4-11:
- a CDS encoding carbohydrate ABC transporter permease: protein MQASPPILTPALKWARVSPMRRQETLLALLLILPSTLGIVVFAVLPIVASLGISLTDWGGLSRPNFVGLQNYATALQDSRATSALSHTLIYVLLAVPTGVAISMTLAVWINNLRAGWLRAVFRTVYYLPMVTIGVAVALLWQVLLAPQGVVNLILGWLGVHGPNWLGSPQWVLPAVAVFSVWQGSGQGIILFLASLASVPKDLYEAAQLDGARPWEAFRFITLPMVSPTVFLVLVLSLIGALQVFEAVLVLSNGGPGDSSTTVALYIYKTAFTFFKMGYASALAWLLSVILIALMVVQWRTQNRWVNYDQV, encoded by the coding sequence ATGCAAGCTTCTCCCCCCATCCTGACCCCTGCGCTGAAATGGGCCCGCGTCTCGCCGATGCGCCGCCAGGAAACGCTGCTGGCGCTGCTGCTGATCCTGCCGAGCACGCTGGGGATCGTGGTGTTCGCGGTGCTGCCGATCGTGGCGTCGCTGGGGATCTCGCTGACGGACTGGGGCGGCCTGAGCCGACCGAACTTTGTCGGCCTGCAGAACTACGCCACCGCGCTGCAGGATTCGCGGGCCACATCCGCCCTGTCGCACACCCTGATTTACGTGCTGCTGGCCGTACCGACTGGCGTGGCCATCTCGATGACGCTGGCCGTGTGGATCAACAACCTGCGGGCCGGGTGGCTGAGGGCGGTGTTCCGCACGGTGTACTACCTGCCGATGGTCACGATCGGCGTGGCCGTGGCGCTGCTGTGGCAGGTGCTGCTCGCGCCGCAGGGCGTGGTGAACCTGATCCTGGGGTGGCTGGGTGTGCATGGACCGAACTGGTTGGGGTCGCCCCAGTGGGTGCTGCCAGCGGTGGCGGTGTTCAGCGTGTGGCAGGGTTCCGGGCAGGGCATCATCCTGTTCCTGGCCTCCCTGGCCAGCGTGCCCAAAGACCTCTACGAGGCCGCGCAGCTCGACGGCGCACGTCCCTGGGAGGCCTTCCGGTTCATCACGCTGCCGATGGTCAGCCCCACGGTATTCCTGGTGCTGGTGCTGAGCCTGATCGGGGCCTTGCAGGTGTTCGAGGCGGTGCTGGTGCTGTCGAACGGCGGGCCGGGCGACAGCAGCACCACGGTCGCGCTGTATATCTACAAGACGGCGTTCACGTTCTTCAAGATGGGCTACGCGTCCGCGCTGGCCTGGCTGCTGTCGGTGATCCTGATCGCCCTGATGGTCGTGCAGTGGCGCACGCAGAACCGCTGGGTGAACTATGACCAGGTCTGA